The Dokdonella koreensis DS-123 genome has a segment encoding these proteins:
- the cyoE gene encoding heme o synthase, translating into MPSLARQYLELTKPRVVALIVFTAVIGMFLAVPGLPPLRQSVAGFIGIWLAAASAAAINHLIDQRIDRLMARTAHRPLATGALTPAQVLAFAVALGTLSMAILIALVNPLTAALTFASLIGYAVVYTAYLKRATPQNIVIGGAAGAAPPVLGWAAVTGEVHPYALLLFLIIFIWTPPHFWALAIFRRDDYSRAQVPMLPVTHGVVYTRWHVLAYTILLILVTVLPYLTGMSGLFYLGGALVLGAGFLWHAIVLLNPPDEFFAMKTFNYSIVYLMVLFAFLLADHYLAVPIAGGLRFEPAG; encoded by the coding sequence ATGCCCAGCCTCGCCCGCCAATACCTGGAGCTGACCAAGCCGCGCGTGGTCGCGCTGATCGTGTTCACTGCGGTCATCGGCATGTTCCTGGCGGTTCCCGGCCTGCCGCCGCTGCGCCAGTCGGTGGCCGGCTTCATCGGCATCTGGCTGGCGGCCGCATCGGCCGCCGCGATCAATCACCTGATCGACCAGCGCATCGACCGCCTGATGGCGCGCACCGCCCACCGCCCCCTGGCGACCGGCGCGCTGACGCCGGCACAGGTGCTGGCCTTCGCCGTTGCGCTGGGAACGCTGTCGATGGCGATCCTGATCGCCCTGGTCAACCCGCTGACCGCCGCGCTGACGTTTGCCTCGCTGATCGGATACGCGGTGGTCTATACCGCCTACCTCAAGCGCGCCACGCCGCAGAACATCGTCATCGGCGGCGCCGCCGGTGCCGCGCCTCCGGTCCTGGGCTGGGCCGCGGTGACCGGCGAAGTGCACCCCTATGCGCTGCTGCTGTTCCTGATCATCTTCATCTGGACGCCGCCGCATTTCTGGGCGCTGGCGATCTTCCGCCGCGACGACTACTCCCGGGCGCAGGTGCCGATGCTGCCGGTGACCCATGGCGTGGTCTACACGCGCTGGCACGTGCTGGCCTACACGATCCTGCTGATCCTGGTCACGGTGCTGCCGTACCTGACCGGCATGAGCGGCCTGTTCTACCTCGGCGGCGCCCTGGTGCTCGGCGCCGGCTTCCTCTGGCACGCGATCGTGCTGCTGAACCCACCGGACGAGTTCTTCGCGATGAAGACGTTCAACTACTCGATCGTCTACCTGATGGTGCTGTTCGCGTTCCTGCTCGCCGACCACTACCTGGCGGTGCCGATCGCCGGCGGACTGCGGTTCGAACCGGCGGGCTGA
- a CDS encoding SURF1 family protein yields MNRRWHRPGWFAVALTLCGVALFSSLGSWQLRRAAEKEQLLAAFARTAQTAPVSLSEARRTASTQHFPHVRVEGRFDTAHAYLLDDQIRGQRTGVILYGVFEPLGGGPALLVNRGFLPRREDREMPVPAAETGPVALSGLYAPVPGSGLRLGGNALPGQTTWPKKTIYLDTDEIAADIGRALDDRVLLLDPDPASGFERIWTPELMPPERHRGYAFQWFSFVVAALAIFTLLHWRKESS; encoded by the coding sequence GTGAACAGGCGCTGGCACCGTCCGGGCTGGTTCGCCGTGGCGCTCACGCTCTGCGGCGTCGCCCTGTTCTCGAGTCTCGGCAGCTGGCAGCTGCGCCGCGCCGCCGAAAAAGAACAGCTGCTGGCCGCCTTCGCGCGAACGGCGCAGACCGCACCCGTTAGCCTCTCCGAAGCACGCAGGACCGCGAGCACGCAGCACTTTCCGCATGTGCGCGTGGAGGGCCGTTTCGATACGGCGCACGCCTACCTGCTCGACGACCAGATCCGCGGCCAGCGCACCGGCGTGATCCTCTACGGTGTGTTCGAGCCGCTCGGCGGCGGCCCCGCCCTGCTGGTCAACCGCGGCTTTCTGCCGCGCCGCGAAGACCGGGAAATGCCGGTTCCCGCCGCCGAAACCGGTCCGGTCGCGCTCTCCGGGCTGTACGCTCCGGTTCCCGGCAGCGGGCTGCGGCTGGGCGGCAACGCGCTTCCGGGGCAGACCACCTGGCCCAAGAAGACGATCTACCTCGACACCGACGAGATCGCGGCCGACATCGGGCGCGCCCTCGACGATCGCGTGCTGCTGCTTGATCCCGATCCCGCCAGCGGCTTCGAGCGCATCTGGACACCGGAGCTGATGCCGCCCGAGCGGCATCGCGGCTACGCCTTCCAGTGGTTCTCGTTCGTGGTCGCTGCGCTGGCGATCTTCACCCTCCTGCACTGGCGCAAGGAATCTTCATGA
- a CDS encoding twin transmembrane helix small protein yields the protein MLFAKIVIVVALAAIVWNLGAGLYYMMTDKSGSDRVVKALTRRIALSVGLIVVVAILILTGVIQPHGI from the coding sequence ATGCTATTTGCCAAGATCGTGATCGTCGTCGCGCTGGCCGCGATCGTCTGGAACCTCGGCGCCGGCCTGTACTACATGATGACCGACAAGAGCGGCAGCGATCGCGTCGTCAAGGCGCTGACGCGCCGGATCGCCCTTTCCGTCGGGCTGATCGTGGTGGTCGCGATTCTGATCCTGACCGGGGTCATCCAGCCGCACGGCATCTGA
- a CDS encoding Dps family protein — translation MAIDIGIDQKDRKKIADGLSKLLADTYTLYLKTHSFHWNITGSMFNSLHTMFETQYNELWSAADVIAERIRSLDFPAPGSYSQFVKLAAIKEEPGVPDWRGMVEQLVDGHETAARTGRAVFKVADKADDQPTADLVTQRLEAHEKTAWMLRSLLK, via the coding sequence ATGGCCATCGATATCGGTATCGACCAGAAGGATCGCAAGAAGATCGCCGACGGCTTGTCCAAGCTGCTGGCGGACACCTACACGCTGTACCTGAAGACGCACAGCTTTCACTGGAACATCACCGGCTCGATGTTCAACAGCCTGCACACGATGTTCGAGACGCAGTACAACGAGCTGTGGAGCGCCGCCGACGTCATCGCCGAGCGCATCCGCTCGCTGGATTTCCCGGCGCCCGGATCGTACTCGCAGTTCGTGAAGCTCGCGGCGATCAAGGAAGAGCCGGGCGTCCCGGACTGGCGCGGCATGGTCGAGCAGCTCGTCGACGGCCACGAGACGGCGGCCCGTACCGGCCGCGCCGTGTTCAAGGTGGCCGACAAGGCGGACGACCAGCCGACCGCGGACCTGGTCACGCAGCGGCTCGAGGCGCACGAGAAGACCGCCTGGATGCTGCGCTCGCTGCTCAAGTAG
- a CDS encoding COX15/CtaA family protein — MPSSLLLRRLAWTATVFALCVIVFGAFVRLSNAGLSCPDWPTCYGKATWPGHEHEIAHANANFDRPVETHRAWREQVHRMIAGTLGLLVLGLAVVAAWRRWRLVAVLGIAALAAACAVRAYMQGAVELSGWLAALGMALPLLAAWRLERPAPWRIAIVAFSVIIFQAMLGMWTVTWLLKPVIVMAHLLGGLLTLVLLGYVALAVSRTASPSAALRQLRPMVVVGLVLLAAQIALGGWVSANYAALSCGLDFPTCQGRWWPPMDFREGFVLWRGIGVNYEGGILDGPARTAIQMTHRIGALIVLGHVGATAWLAVRRGERRLGLIVGGLLCLQVALGIGNVLLDLPLPVATAHNGVAALLLLSLLALLVRTRESPASAA; from the coding sequence ATGCCCTCCTCCCTCCTGCTGCGCCGCCTCGCCTGGACCGCCACCGTGTTCGCGCTGTGCGTGATCGTGTTCGGCGCGTTCGTGCGTCTTTCCAACGCCGGCCTGTCCTGCCCGGACTGGCCGACCTGCTACGGCAAGGCGACCTGGCCCGGCCACGAGCACGAGATCGCCCATGCGAACGCGAATTTCGACCGGCCGGTCGAGACGCATCGTGCCTGGCGCGAACAGGTCCACCGGATGATCGCCGGCACGCTGGGCTTGCTGGTGCTCGGCCTGGCGGTCGTCGCGGCGTGGCGGCGGTGGCGGCTGGTGGCCGTTCTCGGCATCGCGGCGCTGGCCGCGGCCTGTGCGGTACGCGCCTACATGCAGGGCGCGGTGGAACTGTCCGGCTGGCTGGCGGCGCTCGGCATGGCCCTGCCGCTGCTCGCCGCCTGGCGGCTGGAGCGGCCGGCGCCGTGGCGGATCGCCATCGTCGCGTTCTCGGTCATCATCTTCCAGGCCATGCTCGGCATGTGGACGGTGACCTGGCTGCTGAAGCCGGTCATCGTCATGGCCCACCTGCTCGGCGGCCTGCTGACCCTGGTCCTGCTCGGCTACGTGGCCCTCGCCGTCTCGCGGACCGCCTCCCCGTCGGCGGCGCTACGGCAGCTGCGGCCGATGGTCGTCGTGGGCCTGGTGCTGCTGGCGGCGCAGATCGCGCTGGGCGGCTGGGTCAGCGCCAACTACGCCGCGCTCTCGTGCGGCCTGGACTTCCCGACCTGCCAGGGCCGCTGGTGGCCGCCGATGGATTTCAGGGAAGGTTTCGTCCTGTGGCGCGGCATCGGCGTCAACTACGAAGGCGGCATCCTCGACGGGCCGGCGCGCACGGCGATCCAGATGACCCACCGCATCGGCGCCTTGATCGTGCTCGGTCATGTCGGCGCCACGGCGTGGCTGGCGGTACGCCGCGGCGAGCGCCGGCTGGGCCTGATCGTCGGCGGCCTGCTGTGCCTGCAGGTCGCGCTCGGTATCGGCAATGTCCTGCTGGACCTGCCGCTGCCGGTCGCAACGGCGCACAATGGCGTGGCGGCCCTGCTGCTGCTCTCGCTGCTGGCGCTGCTGGTGCGCACGCGCGAGTCGCCTGCGTCCGCCGCCTGA
- a CDS encoding cytochrome c oxidase assembly protein codes for MNATSPPRHDARGVIRVTLIVCACAFLFGFAMIPLYRIACEHVLGIKLEGGPSTAKAAQAVAVDTSRRVRVQFVANVNSKLPWTFVPELNRIDVHPGELTEVWFDAANTSAGPIVGNAVPSVAPNTASAFFNKTECFCFTEQLLVAGEARRMPVRFIVDPALPRDVTELTLSYTFYENTEATRRVAETVPASSDAGRPADS; via the coding sequence ATGAACGCGACCAGCCCGCCCCGGCACGACGCGCGCGGCGTGATCCGCGTGACGCTGATCGTGTGCGCCTGCGCGTTCCTGTTCGGCTTCGCGATGATTCCCCTGTACCGGATCGCCTGCGAGCACGTCCTGGGCATCAAGCTCGAGGGCGGGCCGTCCACGGCCAAGGCGGCGCAGGCCGTGGCGGTCGACACCAGCCGGCGCGTCCGCGTGCAGTTCGTCGCCAACGTCAACAGCAAGCTGCCCTGGACCTTCGTCCCGGAGCTCAACCGCATCGACGTGCACCCGGGCGAGCTGACCGAGGTCTGGTTCGACGCGGCCAATACCTCGGCCGGGCCGATCGTCGGCAACGCGGTGCCGAGCGTGGCGCCGAACACCGCATCGGCCTTCTTCAACAAGACCGAGTGCTTCTGCTTCACCGAGCAGTTGCTGGTCGCCGGTGAGGCGCGGCGGATGCCGGTACGCTTCATCGTCGATCCGGCACTGCCCCGCGACGTCACCGAGCTGACGCTGTCCTACACGTTCTACGAAAACACCGAGGCGACCCGGCGGGTCGCTGAAACCGTCCCCGCATCGTCGGATGCGGGTCGACCGGCGGATTCTTGA
- the ctaD gene encoding cytochrome c oxidase subunit I, whose protein sequence is MAHAATHDPVAHDDHHDHKPQGFVARWFFSTNHKDIGTLYLLFSLLMFFIGGAMAMIIRAELFQPGMQLVEPHFFNEMTSVHALVMIFGAVMPAFVGLGNWMIPLMVGAPDMALPRMNNWSFWLLPVAFTLLLSTLFMPGGGPQGGWTLYPPLSLQGGNGVAFSILAIHVAGVSSIMGAINIIATILNMRAPGMDLLKMPVFVWTWLITAFLLIAVMPVLAGAVTMLLTDKYFGTSFFNAAGGGDPVMYQHIFWFFGHPEVYIMILPAFGIVSEIIPTFARKPLFGYQAMVYATASIAFLSFIVWAHHMFTVGMPLGGELFFMYATMLIAIPTGVKVFNWVSTMWEGSMTFETPMLFAIAFVILFTIGGFSGVMLAIVPADFQYHDTYFVVAHFHYVLVTGAVFSIMAATYYWLPKWTGNMYSERWGKIHFWSSVISVNVLFFPQHFLGLAGMPRRIPDYNVAFADFNMISSIGGFWFGLSQLIFVGVIVHCAYFSKVRATARVWENAKGLEWEVPSPAPHHTFSVPPVLKPGMLAHDDVSH, encoded by the coding sequence ATGGCGCACGCAGCCACCCACGATCCCGTCGCCCACGACGATCACCACGACCACAAGCCGCAGGGCTTCGTCGCCCGTTGGTTCTTCTCGACCAACCACAAGGACATCGGCACGCTCTACCTGCTCTTCTCGCTGCTGATGTTCTTCATCGGCGGCGCGATGGCGATGATCATCCGCGCCGAGCTGTTCCAGCCCGGCATGCAGCTGGTCGAGCCGCACTTCTTCAACGAGATGACCTCGGTGCACGCCCTGGTCATGATCTTCGGCGCGGTCATGCCGGCCTTCGTCGGCCTCGGCAACTGGATGATCCCGCTGATGGTCGGCGCGCCGGACATGGCGCTGCCGCGCATGAACAACTGGTCGTTCTGGCTGCTGCCGGTGGCGTTCACCCTGCTGCTGTCGACGCTGTTCATGCCGGGCGGCGGCCCGCAGGGCGGCTGGACGCTGTATCCGCCGCTGTCGCTGCAGGGCGGCAACGGCGTGGCCTTCTCGATCCTGGCGATCCACGTCGCCGGCGTCAGCTCGATCATGGGCGCGATCAACATCATCGCGACCATCCTCAACATGCGCGCGCCCGGCATGGACCTGCTCAAGATGCCGGTCTTCGTCTGGACCTGGCTGATCACCGCCTTCCTGCTGATCGCGGTGATGCCGGTGCTGGCCGGTGCGGTCACGATGCTGCTGACCGACAAGTACTTCGGCACCAGCTTCTTCAACGCGGCCGGCGGCGGCGACCCGGTGATGTACCAGCACATCTTCTGGTTCTTCGGGCACCCCGAGGTGTACATCATGATCCTGCCGGCGTTCGGCATCGTCAGCGAGATCATCCCGACCTTCGCCCGCAAGCCGCTGTTCGGCTACCAGGCGATGGTCTACGCGACCGCCTCGATCGCGTTCCTGTCGTTCATCGTCTGGGCCCACCACATGTTCACGGTGGGCATGCCGCTCGGCGGCGAGCTGTTCTTCATGTACGCGACGATGCTGATCGCGATTCCCACCGGCGTGAAGGTGTTCAACTGGGTCAGCACGATGTGGGAAGGCTCGATGACCTTCGAGACGCCGATGCTGTTCGCGATCGCCTTCGTCATCCTGTTCACGATCGGCGGCTTCTCGGGCGTCATGCTGGCGATCGTTCCGGCGGACTTCCAGTACCACGACACCTACTTCGTCGTCGCCCACTTCCACTACGTGCTGGTCACCGGCGCCGTGTTCTCGATCATGGCGGCGACCTACTACTGGCTGCCGAAGTGGACCGGCAACATGTACAGCGAGCGCTGGGGCAAGATCCATTTCTGGTCGAGCGTGATCTCGGTCAACGTCCTGTTCTTCCCGCAGCACTTCCTCGGCCTGGCCGGCATGCCGCGGCGAATCCCCGACTACAACGTCGCCTTCGCCGACTTCAACATGATTTCCTCGATCGGCGGCTTCTGGTTCGGCCTGTCGCAGCTGATCTTCGTCGGCGTGATCGTCCACTGCGCGTACTTCTCCAAGGTCCGGGCGACGGCACGCGTCTGGGAGAACGCCAAGGGACTGGAGTGGGAGGTGCCGTCGCCGGCGCCGCACCACACCTTCTCGGTGCCGCCGGTGCTCAAGCCCGGCATGCTCGCCCACGACGACGTCTCGCATTGA
- a CDS encoding cytochrome c oxidase subunit 3, with amino-acid sequence MSEATTSQDHYYVPHHSIWPAVGSVAMLLTTVGAANWINDATGLMGQPLMFTGIAVFIVLFFGWFGSVIRESLAGVYNKQVDISFRMGMMWFIFSEIMFFAAFFGALFYARMLSVPWIGGEGHGALTNQFIWDGFTPAWPTNGPGNVGGTFETIPAWGLPLLNTMLLLASGVTITIAHHALRAGHRKSLLVWLAATVVLGAVFLYYQAHEYIEAYQHLNLTLGSGVYGSTFFMLTGFHGLHVTLGAIMLTVIWFRCARGHFTRDNHFGFEAVAWYWHFVDVVWLGLFLFVYVL; translated from the coding sequence ATGTCCGAAGCCACCACCAGCCAAGACCACTACTACGTCCCGCACCACAGCATCTGGCCCGCCGTCGGATCGGTGGCGATGCTGTTGACCACGGTCGGCGCGGCGAACTGGATCAACGATGCCACCGGCCTGATGGGCCAGCCGCTGATGTTCACCGGCATCGCCGTGTTCATCGTGCTGTTCTTCGGCTGGTTCGGCTCGGTCATCCGCGAATCGCTGGCGGGCGTCTACAACAAACAGGTCGACATCTCGTTCCGCATGGGGATGATGTGGTTCATCTTCTCGGAAATCATGTTCTTCGCGGCGTTCTTCGGCGCGCTGTTCTATGCCCGCATGCTGTCGGTGCCGTGGATCGGCGGCGAGGGCCACGGCGCGCTGACCAACCAATTCATCTGGGACGGCTTCACGCCGGCGTGGCCGACCAACGGCCCCGGCAACGTCGGCGGGACGTTCGAGACGATTCCCGCCTGGGGCCTGCCGCTGCTGAACACGATGCTGCTGCTGGCGTCGGGCGTCACGATCACGATCGCGCATCACGCGCTGCGCGCGGGGCACCGCAAGTCGCTGCTGGTCTGGCTGGCGGCCACCGTCGTGCTCGGCGCCGTGTTCCTCTACTACCAGGCCCACGAGTACATCGAGGCCTACCAGCACCTCAACCTGACCCTGGGCAGCGGCGTCTACGGCTCGACGTTCTTCATGCTGACCGGCTTCCACGGCCTGCACGTCACGCTCGGCGCGATCATGCTGACGGTCATCTGGTTCCGCTGCGCACGCGGCCATTTCACCCGCGACAACCACTTCGGCTTCGAAGCGGTGGCCTGGTACTGGCACTTCGTCGACGTGGTCTGGCTCGGCCTGTTCCTGTTCGTCTACGTTCTCTGA
- a CDS encoding RelA/SpoT family protein → MKQATAPSLPAAESLPGEAARAARLLEAALTQDAAASERWSLGAGPELTATLRRLDQLDVGADAAAACILHAMVLADLAPSAKDLATFPVAVRELLDGQQAAERIWQLHAGGVSGGAEGLRRLLLAIIRDLRVVFILLARQAARLQQAADWPEPRRRALAQLTFDIHAPLANRLGIWQLKWELEDLAFRYLQPETYKRIARLLDERRNDREVWIRQAREQLETALGQAGISAQISGRPKHIYSIWRKMQRKGVEFSELYDVRALRVLVADVPACYLALGAVHALWSFIPGEFDDYIANPKGNNYQSLHTAVIGPQGRPLEVQIRTPDMHAQAELGVAAHWRYKEGGGGDASFERKVAWMRQLLESRDEHDDDALMAGFRTDIMDDRVYLLTPKGEVKDLPRGATVLDFAYHVHTDVGHRCRGAKVNGRIVPLNHPPETGDRIEILTGKVAEPRRDWLSAHTGYLTTHRAREKVRAWFKRIDLAQNVAAGRALLERELKRVGLSHVHLDELPALFKFKSQDELHEALALGDVTPGHIARILHERSAPPPVSSPPPAPKEPARETRGNLIVEGVGNLLTALARCCQPLPGDPITGFITRGRGVSVHRSDCPQLARLRARDGSRLIEVEWGTGSQSYEVDVLLRGYDRKDLLKDVTAAVAAAKVHLLGIHSRLDEARGIAEMNLGLRVADFGQLSTLLDRLLALPNVVEARRIV, encoded by the coding sequence GTGAAACAAGCGACCGCACCTTCTCTACCAGCGGCCGAATCGCTGCCAGGCGAAGCGGCTCGCGCGGCGCGCCTGCTCGAAGCCGCCCTGACCCAGGACGCCGCCGCAAGCGAGCGCTGGAGCCTGGGCGCAGGCCCGGAGCTGACGGCCACGCTGCGGCGGCTCGACCAGCTCGATGTCGGAGCCGATGCGGCCGCCGCCTGCATCCTGCACGCGATGGTGCTGGCCGACCTCGCGCCCTCCGCGAAGGACCTCGCCACTTTTCCGGTGGCGGTCCGCGAACTGCTCGACGGGCAGCAGGCGGCCGAACGGATCTGGCAGTTGCATGCCGGCGGCGTCAGCGGCGGCGCCGAGGGGCTGCGCCGGCTGCTGCTGGCGATCATCCGCGACCTGCGCGTCGTCTTCATCCTGCTGGCGCGCCAGGCGGCGCGATTGCAGCAGGCGGCCGACTGGCCCGAGCCGCGGCGCCGCGCGCTCGCGCAACTGACGTTCGACATCCATGCGCCGCTGGCCAATCGCCTCGGCATCTGGCAGCTGAAGTGGGAGCTGGAGGACCTCGCGTTCCGCTACCTGCAGCCGGAGACCTACAAGCGCATCGCCCGCCTGCTCGACGAACGGCGCAACGATCGCGAGGTCTGGATCCGGCAGGCACGCGAACAACTGGAAACCGCCCTTGGCCAGGCCGGCATCTCGGCGCAGATTTCCGGCCGGCCGAAGCACATCTATTCGATCTGGCGGAAGATGCAGCGCAAGGGAGTCGAGTTCTCCGAGCTCTACGACGTCCGCGCGCTGCGCGTCCTGGTCGCGGACGTGCCCGCCTGCTACCTCGCGCTGGGCGCCGTGCATGCGCTCTGGTCGTTCATTCCCGGCGAGTTCGACGACTACATCGCCAACCCCAAGGGCAACAACTACCAGTCGCTGCACACGGCGGTGATCGGTCCGCAGGGGCGCCCGCTGGAGGTGCAGATCCGCACGCCCGACATGCACGCGCAGGCCGAGCTCGGCGTGGCGGCCCACTGGCGCTACAAGGAAGGCGGCGGCGGCGACGCCAGCTTCGAGCGCAAGGTCGCCTGGATGCGCCAGCTGCTCGAAAGCCGCGACGAACACGACGACGACGCGCTGATGGCCGGGTTCCGCACCGACATCATGGACGATCGCGTCTACCTGCTTACCCCGAAGGGCGAGGTCAAGGACCTGCCGCGGGGTGCCACCGTGCTCGACTTCGCGTACCACGTGCACACCGATGTCGGGCATCGCTGCCGTGGCGCCAAGGTCAACGGCCGCATCGTTCCGCTCAACCATCCGCCGGAAACCGGGGACCGCATCGAGATCCTGACCGGCAAGGTCGCCGAACCGCGGCGAGACTGGCTGTCCGCGCACACCGGCTACCTCACCACCCACCGGGCGCGCGAGAAGGTCCGCGCCTGGTTCAAGCGCATCGACCTCGCCCAGAACGTCGCGGCGGGCCGGGCGCTGCTCGAACGCGAACTGAAGCGGGTCGGCCTGTCCCATGTCCATCTCGACGAGCTGCCGGCGCTGTTCAAGTTCAAGTCGCAGGACGAGCTGCACGAGGCGCTCGCGCTCGGCGACGTCACCCCCGGCCACATCGCCCGCATCCTGCACGAACGATCCGCGCCGCCGCCGGTGTCCAGTCCGCCACCGGCGCCCAAGGAACCGGCCAGGGAAACCCGCGGCAACCTCATCGTCGAAGGCGTCGGCAACCTGCTGACCGCACTGGCGCGCTGCTGCCAGCCGCTGCCGGGCGATCCGATCACCGGCTTCATCACCCGTGGCCGCGGCGTCAGCGTGCATCGCAGCGACTGCCCGCAGCTCGCGCGGCTGCGCGCCCGTGACGGTTCGCGGCTGATCGAGGTGGAATGGGGAACCGGCTCGCAGTCCTACGAGGTCGACGTGCTGCTGCGCGGCTACGACCGCAAGGACCTGCTGAAGGACGTCACCGCGGCGGTCGCCGCCGCCAAGGTCCACCTGCTCGGCATCCACTCCCGGCTCGACGAGGCACGCGGCATCGCCGAGATGAACCTCGGCCTCCGGGTGGCGGATTTCGGGCAGCTGAGCACCTTGCTCGACCGGCTGCTGGCCCTGCCCAACGTCGTAGAGGCGCGCCGCATCGTCTGA